From the Vibrio metoecus genome, one window contains:
- a CDS encoding HU family DNA-binding protein, with product MNKTQLVEQIAANADISKASAGRALDAFIEAVSGTLQSGDQVALVGFGTFSVRTRAARTGRNPKTGEEIKIAEAKVPSFKAGKALKDACN from the coding sequence GTGAATAAGACACAATTAGTAGAACAAATTGCAGCGAACGCAGATATCTCTAAAGCCTCTGCAGGCCGCGCTCTTGACGCATTCATCGAAGCAGTGAGTGGTACACTACAATCTGGTGACCAAGTGGCACTGGTTGGCTTTGGTACGTTCAGTGTACGTACTCGTGCAGCGCGTACCGGCCGTAACCCAAAAACTGGCGAAGAGATCAAAATCGCTGAAGCAAAAGTACCATCATTCAAAGCTGGTAAAGCGCTGAAAGACGCTTGCAACTAA